The Cygnus atratus isolate AKBS03 ecotype Queensland, Australia chromosome 12, CAtr_DNAZoo_HiC_assembly, whole genome shotgun sequence genome has a segment encoding these proteins:
- the PRMT7 gene encoding protein arginine N-methyltransferase 7 isoform X1, giving the protein MKTFCGRANPTTGAMEWLEEDENYDYHQEIARSRYADMLHDKDRNMKYYQGIRAAVSRVKERGEKAIVLDIGTGTGLLSMMAASAGADFCYAIEVFKPMANAAVKIVEKNGFCDKIKVINKHSTEVTVGPDGDMQCRANILVTELFDTELIGEGALPTYEHAHKYLVREGCEAVPHRATVYVQLVESKRMWSWNKLFPVCVEAEDGEKIVVCPSEMENCPGVPSVCDIQLNQMPSNDFTVLSDVVTMFSVDFSKPVSSASTYYRVQLEPVKSGKAQIVLSWWDIDMDPSGTINCTMAPYWVKSTSAFQWRDHWMQCVYFLPSEEPVLQGEKVYLTACRDEYSVWYKLQKARGEDNKADVCVESPVCRCQAHLLWNRPRFGELNDQNRTRQYIKSLMNVLRTDSVCLCISDGSLLPVLAHYLGAKQVFTLENSAVSHSVMEKFFKANHLEDKIKILEARPESLTSSHLEDKKISVLVGEPFFTTSLLPWHNLYFWYARTAVCKHLASNVTVLPQSASLHMMIVEFQDLWRIRSPCGICEGFDVRTMDDMIKSSLDFRESKEAEPHPLWEYPCKSLSDPLEVLIFDFRETVPQHCLSTEGSVNLLRKGKSHGAVLWMEYHLTADISVSTGLMQISNEKGNCEWNPHCKQAVYFFSSVIESETLADLPSAVTYAINFDTKTGDIAMDFKLL; this is encoded by the exons ATGAAGACCTTTTGCGGAAGGGCTAACCCGACCACTGGTGCCATGGAGTGGTTAGAAGAGGATGAGAACTACGACTACCATCAGGAAATTGCAAG ATCACGCTACGCAGACATGCTTCACGATAAAGACAGA aACATGAAATATTACCAAGGTATTCGTGCTGCAGTGAGCCGAGTAaaagaaagaggtgaaaaagCAATTGTTCTCGATATAGGGACTGGCACAGGACTCCTGTCTATGATGGCAGCTTCAGCAGGTGCAGATTTCTGCTATGCAATTGAG GTTTTCAAGCCCATGGCTAATGCAGCTGTGAAGATAGTGGAGAAAAATGGTTTTTGTGACAAGATCAAGGTAATCAACAAGCACTCCACTGAAGTCACAGTTGGGCCAG ATGGAGATATGCAGTGTCGTGCGAATATCCTGGTAACAGAATTATTTGACACAGAGCTGATAGGAGAAGGTGCCTTACCAACATATGAGCATGCGCACAAATACCTTGTACGG GAAGGATGTGAGGCAGTGCCTCACAGGGCAACAGTGTATGTCCAGTTAGTGGAATCCAAAAGAATGTGGTCCTGGAACAAACTGTTTCCTGTTTGTGTCGAAGCAGAGGACGGTGAAAAAATTGTCGTTTGCCCTTCAGAAATGGAGAACTGTCCAGGTGTTCCTTCTGTTTGTGATATCCAGCTGAACCAGATGCCTTCAAATGACTTCACTGTCCTTAGTGATGTGGTGACAATGTTCAG TGTGGATTTCAGTAAGCCTGTAAGCAGTGCTTCTACCTACTACAGAGTGCAGCTGGAGCCTGTAAAATCTGGCAAGGCACAAATCGTACTTTCTTGGTGGGATATTGACATGGACCCCTCCGGGACGATAAATTGCACAATGGCTCCATACTGGGTAAAATCCACTTCTGCTTTCCAG TGGAGAGATCACTGGATGCAGTGTGTGTATTTTCTGCCAAGTGAGGAGCCAGTTCTCCAGGGTGAGAAGGTGTACCTGACTGCCTGTCGTGATGAGTACTCTGTGTGGTATAAGCTGCAGAAAGCCAG AGGAGAAGACAATAAAGCAGATGTTTGTGTTGAGAGTCCAGTTTGTAGATGTCAGGCTCACCTTCTTTGGAATAGACCACGCTTTGGAGAATTAAATGATCAGAACAGAACACGCCAGTACATCAAGTCTTTGATGAAT gTTCTGAGAACAGATAGTGTTTGCCTTTGTATCAGTGATGGCAgtctgctgcctgtgctggctcACTATCTTGGAGCAAAGCAG gTATTTACATTAGAAAACTCTGCAGTGTCCCATTCTGTCATGGAGAAA ttttttaaggCAAATCATCTTGAagataaaatcaaaatactagAAGCACGTCCTGAGTCACTGACATCATCTCATTTGGAAGATAAAAAG ATTTCCGTTCTTGTTGGAGAGCCGTTTTTCACTACAAGTTTGTTGCCGTGGCATAACCTGTATTTCTGGTATGCTAGGACAGCTGTGTGCAAGCATCTTGCCAGCAATGTCACTGTCCTGCCTCAGTCTGCTTCTTTGCACATGATGATTGTGGAGTTTCAG GACTTATGGAGAATCCGGAGTCCTTGTGGCATCTGTGAAGGTTTTGATGTCCGGACTATGGATGATATGATTAAA agttctCTGGATTTTAGGGAATCCAAGGAAGCAGAACCTCACCCTTTGTGGGAATATCCTTGCAAGTCACTTTCTGACCCCCTGGAAGTTTTGATATTTGACTTCAGAGAGACTGTACCACAACACTGTCTCAGCACAGAGGGTTCTGTAAATCTTTTACG gaagggaaaaagccATGGAGCAGTTTTGTGGATGGAGTATCATCTTACTGCTGATATCTCAGTTAGTACAGGACTGATGCAGATTTCAAACGAAAAG GGAAACTGTGAATGGAATCCCCACTGCAAGCAAGCTGTctatttcttcagttctgttaTTGAATCAGAAACTCTGGCAGACCTTCCTAGTGCTGTCACATATGCTATAAATTTTGACACAAAGACAGGAGATATTGCAATGGATTTTAAACTATTATAA
- the PRMT7 gene encoding protein arginine N-methyltransferase 7 isoform X2 produces the protein MKTFCGRANPTTGAMEWLEEDENYDYHQEIARSRYADMLHDKDRNMKYYQGIRAAVSRVKERGEKAIVLDIGTGTGLLSMMAASAGADFCYAIEVFKPMANAAVKIVEKNGFCDKIKVINKHSTEVTVGPDGDMQCRANILVTELFDTELIGEGALPTYEHAHKYLVREGCEAVPHRATVYVQLVESKRMWSWNKLFPVCVEAEDGEKIVVCPSEMENCPGVPSVCDIQLNQMPSNDFTVLSDVVTMFRVQLEPVKSGKAQIVLSWWDIDMDPSGTINCTMAPYWVKSTSAFQWRDHWMQCVYFLPSEEPVLQGEKVYLTACRDEYSVWYKLQKARGEDNKADVCVESPVCRCQAHLLWNRPRFGELNDQNRTRQYIKSLMNVLRTDSVCLCISDGSLLPVLAHYLGAKQVFTLENSAVSHSVMEKFFKANHLEDKIKILEARPESLTSSHLEDKKISVLVGEPFFTTSLLPWHNLYFWYARTAVCKHLASNVTVLPQSASLHMMIVEFQDLWRIRSPCGICEGFDVRTMDDMIKSSLDFRESKEAEPHPLWEYPCKSLSDPLEVLIFDFRETVPQHCLSTEGSVNLLRKGKSHGAVLWMEYHLTADISVSTGLMQISNEKGNCEWNPHCKQAVYFFSSVIESETLADLPSAVTYAINFDTKTGDIAMDFKLL, from the exons ATGAAGACCTTTTGCGGAAGGGCTAACCCGACCACTGGTGCCATGGAGTGGTTAGAAGAGGATGAGAACTACGACTACCATCAGGAAATTGCAAG ATCACGCTACGCAGACATGCTTCACGATAAAGACAGA aACATGAAATATTACCAAGGTATTCGTGCTGCAGTGAGCCGAGTAaaagaaagaggtgaaaaagCAATTGTTCTCGATATAGGGACTGGCACAGGACTCCTGTCTATGATGGCAGCTTCAGCAGGTGCAGATTTCTGCTATGCAATTGAG GTTTTCAAGCCCATGGCTAATGCAGCTGTGAAGATAGTGGAGAAAAATGGTTTTTGTGACAAGATCAAGGTAATCAACAAGCACTCCACTGAAGTCACAGTTGGGCCAG ATGGAGATATGCAGTGTCGTGCGAATATCCTGGTAACAGAATTATTTGACACAGAGCTGATAGGAGAAGGTGCCTTACCAACATATGAGCATGCGCACAAATACCTTGTACGG GAAGGATGTGAGGCAGTGCCTCACAGGGCAACAGTGTATGTCCAGTTAGTGGAATCCAAAAGAATGTGGTCCTGGAACAAACTGTTTCCTGTTTGTGTCGAAGCAGAGGACGGTGAAAAAATTGTCGTTTGCCCTTCAGAAATGGAGAACTGTCCAGGTGTTCCTTCTGTTTGTGATATCCAGCTGAACCAGATGCCTTCAAATGACTTCACTGTCCTTAGTGATGTGGTGACAATGTTCAG AGTGCAGCTGGAGCCTGTAAAATCTGGCAAGGCACAAATCGTACTTTCTTGGTGGGATATTGACATGGACCCCTCCGGGACGATAAATTGCACAATGGCTCCATACTGGGTAAAATCCACTTCTGCTTTCCAG TGGAGAGATCACTGGATGCAGTGTGTGTATTTTCTGCCAAGTGAGGAGCCAGTTCTCCAGGGTGAGAAGGTGTACCTGACTGCCTGTCGTGATGAGTACTCTGTGTGGTATAAGCTGCAGAAAGCCAG AGGAGAAGACAATAAAGCAGATGTTTGTGTTGAGAGTCCAGTTTGTAGATGTCAGGCTCACCTTCTTTGGAATAGACCACGCTTTGGAGAATTAAATGATCAGAACAGAACACGCCAGTACATCAAGTCTTTGATGAAT gTTCTGAGAACAGATAGTGTTTGCCTTTGTATCAGTGATGGCAgtctgctgcctgtgctggctcACTATCTTGGAGCAAAGCAG gTATTTACATTAGAAAACTCTGCAGTGTCCCATTCTGTCATGGAGAAA ttttttaaggCAAATCATCTTGAagataaaatcaaaatactagAAGCACGTCCTGAGTCACTGACATCATCTCATTTGGAAGATAAAAAG ATTTCCGTTCTTGTTGGAGAGCCGTTTTTCACTACAAGTTTGTTGCCGTGGCATAACCTGTATTTCTGGTATGCTAGGACAGCTGTGTGCAAGCATCTTGCCAGCAATGTCACTGTCCTGCCTCAGTCTGCTTCTTTGCACATGATGATTGTGGAGTTTCAG GACTTATGGAGAATCCGGAGTCCTTGTGGCATCTGTGAAGGTTTTGATGTCCGGACTATGGATGATATGATTAAA agttctCTGGATTTTAGGGAATCCAAGGAAGCAGAACCTCACCCTTTGTGGGAATATCCTTGCAAGTCACTTTCTGACCCCCTGGAAGTTTTGATATTTGACTTCAGAGAGACTGTACCACAACACTGTCTCAGCACAGAGGGTTCTGTAAATCTTTTACG gaagggaaaaagccATGGAGCAGTTTTGTGGATGGAGTATCATCTTACTGCTGATATCTCAGTTAGTACAGGACTGATGCAGATTTCAAACGAAAAG GGAAACTGTGAATGGAATCCCCACTGCAAGCAAGCTGTctatttcttcagttctgttaTTGAATCAGAAACTCTGGCAGACCTTCCTAGTGCTGTCACATATGCTATAAATTTTGACACAAAGACAGGAGATATTGCAATGGATTTTAAACTATTATAA